A portion of the Myxococcaceae bacterium JPH2 genome contains these proteins:
- a CDS encoding 1-acyl-sn-glycerol-3-phosphate acyltransferase, producing MRADNISREDSIPPPRPSPRAAPHITEQPLLRGVLSFLLWSWVALSGLVLSLVGLVLSIPFNPWVDPQRRMMERLNQLWGKGVLWVMPGIGIEVVGLEHLRVAGAGPFVICPNHQSVADIPLMLALVSPVKTIAKASVFWLPPVGLQLRLSGHVPSGRGEAGGAERVLSRCQAWLRRGVSILVFPEGTRSYDGEVLRFGQGPFVLAARAGVPVLPVSISGSHGVVAKGRFLFGFKGHIRVQILPPVPVEGEPKAVASRVRSLIVQSMATHGERT from the coding sequence ATGAGGGCCGACAACATATCACGCGAGGATTCCATCCCACCGCCGCGCCCGAGCCCGCGCGCGGCCCCGCACATCACCGAGCAGCCGCTCCTGCGCGGCGTGTTGTCGTTCCTGCTCTGGTCGTGGGTGGCGCTCTCCGGGCTGGTGTTGTCGCTGGTCGGTCTGGTGCTCAGCATCCCCTTCAATCCGTGGGTGGATCCGCAGCGACGGATGATGGAGCGGCTCAACCAGCTCTGGGGCAAGGGCGTGCTGTGGGTCATGCCCGGCATTGGCATCGAGGTGGTGGGGCTGGAGCACCTGCGCGTGGCGGGTGCGGGTCCGTTCGTCATCTGTCCCAACCATCAATCCGTGGCGGACATCCCGCTGATGCTGGCCCTGGTGTCGCCGGTGAAGACAATCGCCAAGGCGTCCGTGTTCTGGCTGCCGCCGGTGGGGCTCCAGCTCCGGCTGTCCGGGCACGTGCCGTCCGGACGGGGTGAGGCGGGGGGCGCGGAGCGGGTGCTCTCGCGTTGCCAGGCGTGGCTGCGGCGCGGGGTGAGCATCCTCGTCTTCCCCGAGGGGACGCGCTCGTACGACGGAGAGGTGCTGCGCTTCGGGCAAGGGCCCTTCGTGCTGGCGGCGCGCGCGGGCGTGCCGGTGCTGCCCGTATCCATCTCCGGCAGCCACGGCGTGGTGGCCAAGGGGCGCTTCCTCTTTGGCTTCAAGGGCCACATCCGGGTGCAGATTCTTCCCCCCGTCCCCGTGGAGGGGGAGCCCAAGGCCGTGGCGAGCCGGGTGCGTTCGCTCATCGTCCAGTCGATGGCGACGCACGGCGAGCGCACCTGA
- a CDS encoding outer membrane lipoprotein carrier protein LolA, translating to MPVLIPFLAAWMLQATPASSAEPAPRELTALRDSLARTQKLSARFKQTRHWAALQDALVTQGTIQYQKGGRLVWHTEAPSKSELILEGSTATLRYPALGTTQAIDFSAEPAMGRVFESIKAVVEADLERLRPLFELAVERKAPLSLALKPRASELASVVERIHLEFDADFRLTRVVLEEPGGDHTEIAFSAHVIQPVAKP from the coding sequence ATGCCTGTCCTCATCCCGTTCCTCGCCGCCTGGATGCTCCAGGCAACGCCCGCCTCATCCGCGGAGCCCGCCCCGCGTGAACTGACAGCGCTGCGTGACTCGCTGGCCCGAACGCAGAAGCTCTCCGCTCGATTCAAGCAGACACGCCACTGGGCGGCGCTGCAGGACGCGCTCGTAACCCAGGGCACCATCCAATACCAGAAGGGCGGACGGTTGGTATGGCACACCGAAGCCCCCTCGAAGAGTGAGCTCATCCTCGAAGGCAGCACGGCCACCCTGCGCTACCCCGCCCTGGGGACCACCCAAGCCATCGACTTCTCGGCCGAGCCCGCCATGGGCCGCGTCTTCGAGAGCATCAAGGCCGTGGTGGAGGCGGACCTGGAGCGCCTGCGGCCCCTGTTCGAGCTGGCAGTCGAGCGCAAGGCCCCCCTGAGCCTCGCCCTCAAGCCGCGCGCCTCGGAGCTGGCCAGCGTCGTGGAGCGCATCCACCTGGAGTTCGACGCCGACTTCCGCCTCACCCGCGTCGTCCTCGAAGAGCCCGGCGGCGACCACACGGAGATCGCCTTCTCCGCCCACGTCATCCAGCCGGTGGCCAAGCCGTGA